Part of the Pyricularia oryzae 70-15 chromosome 3, whole genome shotgun sequence genome, TAGGCGAGGACCGCTGGTTGACGCACTTGTTCATGATCGGTGCCAAGAAGCGATACCAGATCCAAATGTGTACCTCAGCCTTCTGCAAGACCGAAGCCGTGCAGACCATGCAGTCTCTGGTCAAGCAGCGCCGTCGTTGGTTCTTGGGGTTTATCACCAACGAAGTTTGCATGTTGACTGACTGGCGTCTATGGACGCGTTACCCGCTCTTGGTGTTGATCCGCTTCATGCAGAACACCATTCGTACCACCGCtcttctcttcttcatcatggTTTTGGCTATCCTTACCACCTCGAAGCGGGTCAGTGACCTGCCTGTCGGTTTCATCGCCATCTCGCTCGGTCTCAATTGGCTCATGATGATCTACTTTGGCGCCAAGCTCCGCCGCTTCAAGATCTGGCTGTACCCCCTGATGTTCGTACTCAATCCCTTCTTCAACTGGTGGTACATGGTCTACGGTATTTTCACGGCCGGTCAGCGCACCTGGGGTGGACCTcgtgccgacgccgccgccgccgacggagACACCACCGCCCAACAGGCCATCGAGGCGGCCGAGAAGGCCGGCGATGACCTCAATATCGTGCCCGAGACCTTCATCCCGGCGGCGCAGATCAAGCGCAAGGAGAGCGGCAGGCGGCGCATCGTGGCCGGTGGCAACATCCAGCCCTCGGCCAAGATCGACGGCATGTTTGCCATCCCCGAGCGTGGCGCCAACGGTTGGTACCAGCACGACAACATCTCGCTATTCACGGTTGCCCACGGCCACACTGGCCGCGTTCCTCTGCACCCTCGTGACTCATTCGACAGTTTCTTGTCTGCGCAGACGGCCCTGAACTCGGTCTACATCCCGCGCCGTGTCGAGAGTATAATGGGTGACGAGGATCGGCGCAAGTACGAGCTCGCCCAGGCCAGCCAGTTTAACCAGTTCCTCTCCAACCAGCGCCGCTCGACCAACGGCGAgccgccgcagggccaggtgTACGAGTATAGTGACGTCGACCTGCAAAAGGCCGGGTACACTGACAACCCGCTGCCGCCCACGCCTGGAGAGACTGCCTCTGCTGTTCCTGCCGCCCTCAATCTGCACCACAAGGTTGGCAGCACCGACAGCCTCGTTAGTCTTGGGTCTTCAGCGTCCAACAGCAACCAACGGGACCGCGGAAGGCAGCGCACCCTGATGCCACCAACCTCCTCACAGGCCCGGACCGGTAGGAGTCCACTCGGCCGGGCGAGCTTCTTGCGCACGTCGACGATTGAGGACATTGAGCTGGAGATTGGCACAAGCCATGGAAGCAGCGCAAACAGACCTGCACTGAGCAGGCAAGCGTCGAACAACGAccccaacaacagcaacagcggcGGCCATCAGCAACGGTAGTACCGCCCTGATGTCGGCGTCAGCGCTGGCGTTGGTGTCGGCGGTAGGAGGCCGTCGTCCTGTATCGTCCAGTATGGGGGCTATGGTAAGGGGTATGTGTGTGTTTCCAGGGGACGGGGGCACCGGTGCTGTCACTCTGATGCGGGACCGTGACCATAATCATCACATCACACAGGAGTTATGGGTGACTATACTCGTAATGTGTTCTCTTATCAAAGTTTTGTCACATTGTCAATTTCTGGGAGTTTCTGGGTTGCTGAAGACCAAATGTTTTTCTTTGGCTCTTAGTTTCTTGTTTCCATAATATTGTgtcattttcttctttttttgttgcccAGGGTGGTGTTATGATCTAACAAGGTCGATGCGCTGTCCAAATATTGCATAGAGTGGGTTAGGGAGGGAGTTTTTCTATGTGTTAGTAAAATCAGAAAGTATAAAAAGTCTGGTATCTTCAAGAAGCTTTAAATGAATTCGTTGGTTTATTGCCTGTGGAAGCATCTCGCCAAGTCGCAGAAAGATATGCCACGTGCGAAGTCAACTCGTACCATGTACGTAAAGATATCTCTATCATGACCACAAGCTCGTTCATGAAAGCCAGCTTGCGCGTGTGGTAACTTGCCCACCCGTAGCAAATGGCCTCGGCAATAAGGTAATGGTTACTTGATCATTGGAATTTACTGCCATCACTGGAACCGCTGCCAAGGTAATCCCTAAAAGCCAAGGCGAATTGCTGTGTTGACGACATGCGGTGGATCCGCACTGGGATACCTACCTTTCGAAGGCGGTGAGGGGCCAAACAGGGCCTGCCCAGCAACGCGTTTGTAAAGGCAGTCGCAACCTGACTGACGTTGGCGGAGCGataagactttttttttct contains:
- a CDS encoding chitin synthase D, whose product is MGNPFEGWPVHDIVYTVIVGLVMLAAVLEWFLWVAAFMYCLVKVFIKAEHWTIRALAVVVAILFVGFRAVFLPIMVVTLPLPSAIVKLWPEDMVVGLQWFAFWAFAGLLTIPWLFCVYHFVTNQLGREKRVKQVLDEVSAPKVVIVMPCYKEDPEVLLVAMNSIVDCDYPPSCIHVFLSFDGDQVDELYLNTIETFGVPLTLDSYPKSIDVTYKAARITISRFPHGGKRHCQKATFKLIDKVYKEYLERNDNLFILFIDSDCILDRVCLQNFIYDMELSPGNSRDMLAMTGVITSTTKKHSLITVLQDLEYIHGQLFERTVESGCGAVTCLPGALTMLRFSAFRRMAKYYFADKAEQCEDLFDFAKCHLGEDRWLTHLFMIGAKKRYQIQMCTSAFCKTEAVQTMQSLVKQRRRWFLGFITNEVCMLTDWRLWTRYPLLVLIRFMQNTIRTTALLFFIMVLAILTTSKRVSDLPVGFIAISLGLNWLMMIYFGAKLRRFKIWLYPLMFVLNPFFNWWYMVYGIFTAGQRTWGGPRADAAAADGDTTAQQAIEAAEKAGDDLNIVPETFIPAAQIKRKESGRRRIVAGGNIQPSAKIDGMFAIPERGANGWYQHDNISLFTVAHGHTGRVPLHPRDSFDSFLSAQTALNSVYIPRRVESIMGDEDRRKYELAQASQFNQFLSNQRRSTNGEPPQGQVYEYSDVDLQKAGYTDNPLPPTPGETASAVPAALNLHHKVGSTDSLVSLGSSASNSNQRDRGRQRTLMPPTSSQARTGRSPLGRASFLRTSTIEDIELEIGTSHGSSANRPALSRQASNNDPNNSNSGGHQQR